The Candidatus Nitrosotenuis cloacae genome segment CCGGAATCACAAACTGCGTGTACTATGGAATACATGCCAGTCTGCGGAAAAGACGGCGTGACATATGGCAATGCGTGCATGATGAGGAGTGCAGGTGTACAACTTGACTACAAAGGAGAGTGTACAGCTACACCAAAACCAAAGCCGATGGCGTGCACAAAAGAGTACATGCCAGTCTGCGGAAAAGACGGAATGACATACGGCAACTCATGCATGATGAAGGCAGCAGGTGCACAACTGGACTACAAGGGAGAATGCAAAGCAGCTCAACCAGCAGCACCTATGCACAAATCGATTGTGAAAACCGGCACCATGACATCAATCCAGGACCCAGCTCTTGGACACGAATCACACCAGCTTGCAGTAATCCTGCCTCCAAGCGACAAGCCGTATAGCGGAATTGTCGCATTTGCAG includes the following:
- a CDS encoding Kazal-type serine protease inhibitor family protein translates to MAKTILTVLFTVSILLSAAFLTSFSMVESADALKAQGNPQAQGAKSFGSKNAGKVCGDKLCSEERKSATSKPESQTACTMEYMPVCGKDGVTYGNACMMRSAGVQLDYKGECTATPKPKPMACTKEYMPVCGKDGMTYGNSCMMKAAGAQLDYKGECKAAQPAAPMHKSIVKTGTMTSIQDPALGHESHQLAVILPPSDKPYSGIVAFA